One window from the genome of Eublepharis macularius isolate TG4126 chromosome 15, MPM_Emac_v1.0, whole genome shotgun sequence encodes:
- the IQCC gene encoding IQ domain-containing protein C isoform X1, translating to MATEEEERLLRRVMALQACVRGHLIRKRFQSLKGEYESIVKQIEGNLDQLQWSQHSIPKPVFLSKSVQKPSQRKELSRPEAGLDKQGSAHTEEEEKLSCHKLLQTENERDCDMQHPSQLLNETAAEAGEMRPHPEHPLAEPLGNASILPGENAEGKDCSNVSSEWGSLILEIESPRQSQELRFQGLPVMPQALPDLQHYRKHLTMELLWLQQAISSLSDPETEAVEPRVTECCSVDASQCPCLCRLGRVPSFPI from the exons ATGGCGACAGAGGAAGAAGAGCGGTTGCTGAGGAGGGTGATGGCGCTGCAG GCATGTGTTCGAGGTCACCTCATCAGAAAAAGGTTTCAAAGCTTAAAGGGAGAGTATGAGAGCATTGTAAAGCAGATTGAAGGGAATCTGGATCAGCTGCAGTGGAGTCAGCACTCCATACCAAAGCCTGTATTTCTCTCAAAG TCTGTCCAGAAGCCAAGTCAAAGAAAGGAATTAAGTAGACCAGAGGCTGGATTGGACAAGCAGGGCAGTGCCCACACTGAAGAGGAGGAGAAGCTTAGTTGTCACAAGTTGTTACAAACAGAAAATGAGCGTGACTGTGATATGCAGCATCCAAGCCAGCTTCTAAATGAAACAGCTGCAGAGGCTGGGGAAATGAGGCCGCATCCAGAGCATCCTTTGGCTGAGCCCCTTGGGAATGCCAGTATCCTGCCAGGAGAGAATGCAGAAGGCAAAGACTGCAGCAATGTGTCGTCTGAATGGGGCAGCCTTATACTGGAGATAGAGTCTCCCAGACAGAGCCAAG AGCTCCGTTTCCAGGGATTGCCGGTGATGCCTCAAGCACTGCCTGACCTCCAGCACTACCGAAAGCACCTAACCATGGAACTGCTGTGGCTGCAACAAGCCATCTCCAGCC TATCTGATCCTGAAACAGAGGCTGTGGAACCAAGAGTAACTGAATGCTGTTCTGTGGACGCATCCCAATGTCCCTGTTTATGCAGACTTGGAAGAGTGCCCTCCTTTCCCATCTGA
- the IQCC gene encoding IQ domain-containing protein C isoform X2: protein MATEEEERLLRRVMALQACVRGHLIRKRFQSLKGEYESIVKQIEGNLDQLQWSQHSIPKPVFLSKSVQKPSQRKELSRPEAGLDKQGSAHTEEEEKLSCHKLLQTENERDCDMQHPSQLLNETAAEAGEMRPHPEHPLAEPLGNASILPGENAEGKDCSNVSSEWGSLILEIESPRQSQELRFQGLPVMPQALPDLQHYRKHLTMELLWLQQAISSRKNYLILKQRLWNQE, encoded by the exons ATGGCGACAGAGGAAGAAGAGCGGTTGCTGAGGAGGGTGATGGCGCTGCAG GCATGTGTTCGAGGTCACCTCATCAGAAAAAGGTTTCAAAGCTTAAAGGGAGAGTATGAGAGCATTGTAAAGCAGATTGAAGGGAATCTGGATCAGCTGCAGTGGAGTCAGCACTCCATACCAAAGCCTGTATTTCTCTCAAAG TCTGTCCAGAAGCCAAGTCAAAGAAAGGAATTAAGTAGACCAGAGGCTGGATTGGACAAGCAGGGCAGTGCCCACACTGAAGAGGAGGAGAAGCTTAGTTGTCACAAGTTGTTACAAACAGAAAATGAGCGTGACTGTGATATGCAGCATCCAAGCCAGCTTCTAAATGAAACAGCTGCAGAGGCTGGGGAAATGAGGCCGCATCCAGAGCATCCTTTGGCTGAGCCCCTTGGGAATGCCAGTATCCTGCCAGGAGAGAATGCAGAAGGCAAAGACTGCAGCAATGTGTCGTCTGAATGGGGCAGCCTTATACTGGAGATAGAGTCTCCCAGACAGAGCCAAG AGCTCCGTTTCCAGGGATTGCCGGTGATGCCTCAAGCACTGCCTGACCTCCAGCACTACCGAAAGCACCTAACCATGGAACTGCTGTGGCTGCAACAAGCCATCTCCAGCCGTAAGAAC TATCTGATCCTGAAACAGAGGCTGTGGAACCAAGAGTAA
- the CCDC28B gene encoding coiled-coil domain-containing protein 28B encodes MEEKKKKRSPKAQLAHPAPSSALRKLLVPASKSTSFSLGMPHLPSPKQRAKFKRANKEKPRAPQPASTTGTAVGTPLQHSFLTDVSDVYEMEGGLLNLLNDFHSGKLQAFGKECSFEQLEHVREMQEKLARLHFSLDVCVEELFEDQKKTVADRNLDQLLTNLEELSNSIQKLHLAENPDLEDAATV; translated from the exons AtggaagagaagaagaagaagaggagcccCAAGGCCCAACTCGCTCATCCAGCGCCCTCCAGCGCTTTGCGCAAGCTGCTTGTCCCTGCCAGCAAGAGCACCTCGTTCTCCTTAGGGATGCCTCACCTCCCGTCACCGAAGCAAAGAGCCAAGTTCAAGAG AGCAAACAAGGAGAAGCCCCGAGCCCCGCAGCCTGCAAGCACCACGGGCACTGCGGTGGGTACCCCTCTGCAGCACTCTTTCCTGACAGACGTCTCGGATGTAtatgaaatggaaggagggctctTGAACTTGCTGAATGACTTCCATTCAGGGAAGCTGCAGGCATTCG GAAAGGAATGTTCTTTTGAGCAACTGGAGCATGTTCGGGAGATGCAGGAGAAGTTGGCCCGTCTGCACTTCAGCTTGGACGTCTGTGTGGAGGAGCTCTTTGAGGACCAGAAGAAAACTGTGGCTGACAGGAATCTGGATCAGCTGCTGACCAAT CTGGAAGAGCTCAGCAACTCCAT CCAAAAGCTGCACTTGGCAGAAAACCCTGACCTGGAAGATGCTGCCACAGTCTAG